The nucleotide sequence GTCAAGATCGACGACCAGACCCGGCGTGGCGTCTACGCCAACCGGGTGATCGTCTCGCACACTCCTCACGAGTTCGTCATCGACTTCGTGTCGGACCTCCCCCCGGGACCGCAGATCGTCTCGAGGGTGGTGACCGCCCC is from Acidobacteriota bacterium and encodes:
- a CDS encoding DUF3467 domain-containing protein translates to MSSPGPNRPAVSVKIDDQTRRGVYANRVIVSHTPHEFVIDFVSDLPPGPQIVSRVVTAPVHAAALLDTLRENLGRYEQSFGPIRPPRPGAEA